From the Halorhabdus utahensis DSM 12940 genome, one window contains:
- a CDS encoding tripartite tricarboxylate transporter permease, whose amino-acid sequence MFDLGVRIAFAPESTVLAVVAIAGGICLGTISGLTPGLHANNFALLLAAVAPSVPAPPRLVGAAMLAAGVVHTFLDFVPALALGVPDPAMAASALPSHRLVLGGRGREALRLSALGSGLAVVFALPLAVPVTLVMLEVYPMLAERLPVVLTAIAAAVIATEPTNHARKAALLSFLVSAALGVVTLDVPADGVLPVGSMLAPLFGGLFGAPVLIDAMRGAGVPSQDDPTVRTTRKSVGGLALLGTVSGAIVGYLPGVSSAIAATLALVSAPSKYGSRGFVVTTSGVNTSNTLFALCALIAFGNPRTGVLVALDRSGAPLAWPLLVASVLIAAAVGFVLVVVVGDWYLRAVRRLDHVRLSVGVLAVLALLSALFAGPIGVVVFAVSTLVGLIPARLGARRVSLMGVLIGPLILGV is encoded by the coding sequence GTGTTTGATCTCGGCGTCAGAATCGCGTTCGCCCCCGAATCGACCGTCCTGGCCGTCGTGGCAATCGCCGGCGGGATCTGCCTCGGGACGATCAGTGGGCTGACGCCCGGCCTGCACGCCAACAACTTCGCGTTGTTGCTGGCAGCCGTCGCGCCGAGCGTACCAGCCCCGCCGCGGCTCGTCGGCGCGGCGATGCTCGCCGCCGGCGTCGTGCATACATTTCTGGATTTCGTGCCCGCACTCGCGCTGGGGGTCCCCGATCCCGCGATGGCCGCGAGCGCGCTGCCGAGCCATCGTCTCGTCCTCGGCGGGCGCGGTCGCGAGGCGCTTCGACTTTCGGCACTGGGGAGCGGGCTCGCTGTCGTTTTCGCGCTCCCGCTCGCGGTCCCGGTGACGCTCGTCATGCTGGAAGTCTATCCCATGCTTGCCGAGCGATTGCCAGTCGTGTTGACGGCCATCGCAGCCGCAGTCATCGCGACGGAGCCGACGAATCACGCCCGAAAGGCCGCGCTGTTGTCGTTTCTCGTCAGTGCCGCCCTTGGCGTCGTCACGCTCGACGTGCCCGCCGACGGCGTCCTCCCGGTCGGAAGCATGCTCGCGCCGCTGTTCGGCGGGCTGTTCGGCGCGCCGGTGTTGATCGACGCCATGCGTGGCGCCGGCGTCCCGAGCCAGGACGACCCCACCGTCCGAACGACACGAAAGTCAGTCGGCGGACTCGCGCTGCTGGGCACCGTCTCGGGGGCGATCGTGGGGTATCTGCCGGGCGTCTCAAGCGCCATCGCGGCGACGCTGGCGCTCGTCAGCGCCCCGTCGAAGTACGGCAGCCGCGGGTTCGTCGTGACCACCAGCGGCGTGAATACGTCGAATACCCTCTTCGCGCTCTGTGCGTTGATCGCCTTCGGCAATCCACGAACCGGCGTGCTCGTGGCGCTCGACCGCTCGGGCGCGCCGCTCGCCTGGCCGCTTCTCGTCGCTTCGGTTCTCATCGCGGCGGCGGTCGGGTTCGTCCTCGTCGTGGTGGTCGGCGACTGGTATCTCCGGGCAGTCAGACGGCTCGATCACGTCCGGCTATCGGTTGGTGTGCTCGCCGTACTGGCGTTGCTCTCGGCGCTGTTCGCCGGGCCGATCGGGGTTGTCGTCTTCGCCGTCAGCACGCTGGTCGGCCTGATCCCTGCCAGATTGGGTGCCCGACGTGTCTCGCTGATGGGCGTGTTGATCGGCCCGTTGATCTTGGGCGTGTGA
- the pdxS gene encoding pyridoxal 5'-phosphate synthase lyase subunit PdxS yields the protein MTETDLEDLRRGTDLVKRGFAKMQKGGVIMDVVSPEQARIAEDAGAVAVMALEAVPADIRKRGGVARMADPADIQEIIDEVSIPVMGKSRIGHTKEAQILEAIGVDMVDESEVLTPADDAYHIDKRDFTTPFVCGARNLGEALRRIDEGAAMIRTKGEAGTGDVNQAVHHQRTIKGAIRQLEGMSHEEREAWAREHEAPAELVHETAEMGRLPVVNFAAGGIATPADAALMMHHECDGIFVGSGIFGAADPEAMGRAIVEAVNNYDDPERLAEIAAGTGSGMKGDANVDLPEDEQLQGRGV from the coding sequence ATGACGGAAACCGATCTCGAAGATCTACGTCGGGGTACTGATCTCGTCAAGCGTGGCTTCGCGAAGATGCAAAAGGGCGGCGTCATCATGGACGTCGTCAGCCCGGAACAGGCCCGGATCGCCGAGGACGCCGGTGCTGTCGCCGTGATGGCCCTAGAAGCGGTCCCGGCGGACATCCGCAAGCGCGGCGGCGTCGCGCGGATGGCCGACCCGGCGGATATCCAGGAGATCATCGACGAGGTTTCGATCCCGGTAATGGGCAAGTCCCGGATCGGCCACACCAAGGAAGCCCAGATCCTCGAAGCCATCGGCGTGGACATGGTCGACGAGAGCGAGGTCCTGACGCCCGCCGACGACGCCTATCACATCGACAAGCGCGACTTCACGACCCCGTTCGTCTGCGGGGCGCGCAACCTGGGCGAGGCCCTGCGTCGCATCGACGAGGGCGCGGCGATGATCCGGACGAAAGGCGAGGCCGGCACGGGCGACGTCAACCAGGCCGTCCACCACCAGCGAACGATCAAGGGCGCGATCCGCCAGTTGGAGGGGATGAGCCACGAGGAGCGCGAGGCATGGGCGCGTGAGCACGAAGCCCCAGCCGAACTCGTCCACGAGACCGCTGAGATGGGTCGTCTCCCAGTCGTCAACTTCGCCGCCGGTGGGATCGCGACGCCTGCGGATGCCGCACTGATGATGCACCACGAGTGTGACGGCATCTTCGTCGGGTCGGGTATCTTCGGTGCGGCGGACCCCGAGGCGATGGGTCGGGCGATCGTCGAGGCCGTCAACAACTACGACGACCCCGAACGGCTGGCCGAGATCGCTGCCGGGACCGGCTCCGGGATGAAGGGCGACGCCAACGTCGACCTGCCGGAAGACGAGCAGTTGCAGGGCCGAGGCGTCTGA
- a CDS encoding mechanosensitive ion channel family protein gives MVSLVSMVSEFRQFLEELATTEARIAASVGVAVLAIIIAAFVLPFGLERAYRLIATRLGTSRVADGVRLVGGYVPGTVAEGFVRLVQVLVLAAAGISLLVIWGLVDTAEMVLTYFSGSVPFLGRVGLTLLFALLAYVGADQYKQMVVRIGEEATWLTDHQREIVIRMGQIAILLAAGLIILTVWGINPEGLLVGAGFLGIVVGLAARQTLGALIAGFVLMFSRPFEIGDWVEIGDQEGVVTDITIMNTRLENFNGEVVYLPNDRVNERAIVNRSRRGSLRLRVDVGIDYETDPEHAKNVAMETIKQIDIIADAPPPQIVPKSFGDSAIVLEMRFWIDHPTPPRKWNATERVVTQVKAAFDREGIKIPFPQRELSGRAETNGFRVQQSENTVDDA, from the coding sequence ATGGTCTCTCTTGTCTCCATGGTCTCGGAATTTCGGCAGTTTCTGGAGGAGTTGGCAACGACGGAAGCACGCATCGCCGCGAGCGTCGGCGTCGCGGTACTCGCGATCATTATTGCGGCGTTCGTCCTTCCGTTCGGCCTCGAACGAGCGTATCGGCTCATCGCGACCCGTCTCGGGACAAGTCGTGTTGCCGACGGGGTTCGCCTCGTCGGCGGGTACGTTCCAGGTACCGTCGCCGAGGGCTTCGTTCGTCTGGTGCAGGTACTGGTCCTGGCGGCGGCCGGGATTTCATTGCTGGTTATTTGGGGACTCGTCGACACCGCCGAGATGGTGCTCACGTATTTCAGTGGGTCAGTTCCTTTCCTCGGCCGTGTGGGGTTGACACTACTGTTCGCCCTGCTGGCGTACGTCGGCGCCGACCAGTACAAGCAGATGGTCGTCCGGATCGGGGAGGAGGCCACCTGGCTGACCGATCATCAACGGGAGATCGTCATCAGGATGGGGCAGATAGCGATCCTTCTGGCTGCCGGACTGATTATTCTCACCGTCTGGGGGATCAATCCGGAGGGGCTGTTGGTCGGCGCGGGCTTTCTCGGCATCGTCGTCGGCCTCGCGGCCCGCCAGACGCTGGGCGCGCTGATCGCCGGCTTCGTGTTGATGTTCTCGCGCCCGTTCGAGATCGGTGACTGGGTCGAGATCGGCGACCAGGAGGGCGTCGTCACCGACATTACGATCATGAACACGCGCCTGGAGAACTTCAACGGCGAGGTCGTCTATCTGCCGAACGACCGCGTCAACGAACGGGCGATCGTCAACCGGAGTCGACGGGGATCACTTCGCCTTCGTGTCGACGTCGGTATCGACTACGAAACCGATCCGGAACACGCCAAGAATGTCGCCATGGAGACCATCAAGCAGATCGACATCATCGCGGACGCGCCCCCGCCACAGATCGTCCCGAAGTCCTTCGGCGATTCGGCGATCGTCCTCGAGATGCGTTTCTGGATCGATCACCCGACACCACCCCGGAAGTGGAACGCGACCGAGCGGGTCGTTACCCAGGTGAAAGCAGCCTTCGACCGCGAGGGGATCAAGATCCCGTTCCCGCAGCGTGAACTCAGCGGCCGGGCCGAAACCAACGGCTTCCGTGTGCAGCAATCAGAAAACACGGTCGACGACGCCTGA
- a CDS encoding homoserine kinase, with protein sequence MRTARAPATSANLGSGFDVFGIALSRPADVVRVERADRTTIEVTGAGSQFIPEDPEKNTVGAVAEALDAPAHIQIDKGIRPASGLGSSAASAAAAAVALNDLYDRGKSRKELVPIAAKGEAVVSGDAHDDNVAPAILGGFTIATPDGVTQIDTDISIVVTLPEIVVSTRDARKVVPTETTVEKLVETVGNAATLTAGMYRDDPALVGRGMEDDVVTPARAKLIDGYDAVRDAALAAGATGVTISGAGPAVLAVTRSRDQRSVANAMLDTFDARGIDARAYQTRIGNGTRLY encoded by the coding sequence ATGCGCACGGCCCGTGCCCCGGCGACGAGCGCCAACCTCGGGAGCGGGTTCGATGTCTTCGGGATCGCACTCTCTCGTCCGGCAGACGTCGTTCGCGTCGAGCGGGCCGATCGGACGACGATCGAGGTGACTGGTGCCGGGAGCCAGTTCATTCCGGAGGATCCCGAGAAAAACACCGTCGGTGCGGTCGCCGAGGCGCTTGACGCGCCAGCCCACATCCAGATCGACAAGGGGATTCGACCAGCGTCGGGACTGGGATCCTCAGCCGCCAGCGCCGCGGCGGCGGCGGTAGCACTGAACGACCTCTATGATCGTGGAAAGTCCCGGAAAGAACTCGTCCCCATCGCGGCCAAGGGAGAGGCTGTCGTCTCCGGGGACGCCCATGACGACAACGTCGCACCCGCGATCCTCGGTGGGTTCACGATCGCCACGCCCGACGGCGTCACACAGATCGATACTGACATTTCCATCGTCGTCACGCTCCCGGAGATCGTCGTCTCGACGCGGGACGCACGCAAGGTGGTGCCGACGGAGACCACCGTCGAGAAACTGGTCGAGACAGTCGGCAACGCGGCGACACTGACCGCCGGGATGTACCGTGACGACCCGGCACTCGTCGGGCGAGGCATGGAAGACGATGTCGTCACGCCCGCCCGAGCGAAACTCATCGACGGTTACGACGCGGTCAGGGATGCGGCACTCGCGGCCGGGGCGACCGGCGTCACGATCAGCGGGGCCGGCCCAGCCGTCCTCGCCGTCACTCGGAGCCGGGACCAGCGGTCGGTTGCCAACGCGATGCTCGACACGTTCGACGCACGAGGGATCGACGCCCGGGCCTACCAGACCCGGATCGGTAACGGGACGCGACTTTACTGA
- a CDS encoding sensor histidine kinase, whose amino-acid sequence MVQLSVSVIVAAGSAAGGVVAAWLTVFAWRRREVEAATPFALLAGAASIWSFCYAGALLTESASTASILLLTSAVAGAQVPPLWVVFSIVYTGFERYRRSVLYPVLWTAPLAYVLLVITAPVHGLAETTVQFQTVAGITAPVPQDDTATAAYTALSYLFLLGGYLQLVRFLVAARNVYRKQTVVIIIGSVFPLLANALYVMGFSPHPGLDPTPLAFVLTGGIVGWALFEYDLLSIVPLASDLVVDELPDPVIVLDDEDVVVDHNTAAKAAFGTDDLSGRNLWDAVPEFTDRPAGDQLISASSTTDTGEDGLYNPQTTEITDQHNQYRGRLIVFRNVTAQQRRLDRIEALQAATEGLIDARIDDEIADIAVSFIDRILDQEIAVVFLATDDDNQLRPAAVSSAIESVSDDRPPNLTVEDETLWSRYEEADSDGVVTGDWEWGPLESVDADEMLVLSLGDHGLFCIGSAETDYSRGDRQFARILADGTETALDRVVHEQQLRENRRIVRQHTEQLEFLNGVLRHNIRNGMQVIDSNADLLGAHIGPDPDSQRYLDRIRARTAELSDLTARIRSITDTVTTDPEDRLWPVELKPALTEQIAVIEDRHDNVDIEFRCETEPIVRANGLIEDVFEIILQNAVEHNDADRPRIEIEVTHVGDWLQVHVADNGPGISDHLKESLFERNVSVSETAHGFGLYFVSLILDLFGGEVWFEDNEPRGTIAVLEFQRAPDE is encoded by the coding sequence ATGGTTCAACTGTCCGTGTCCGTCATCGTGGCTGCTGGCAGTGCTGCCGGGGGAGTCGTCGCTGCCTGGTTGACTGTCTTCGCGTGGCGACGACGCGAAGTCGAGGCCGCCACGCCGTTCGCGCTTCTCGCGGGAGCGGCAAGCATCTGGTCGTTCTGCTATGCCGGTGCCCTGCTGACAGAAAGTGCGAGCACCGCGTCAATACTGTTGCTAACGTCTGCAGTTGCCGGTGCACAGGTTCCCCCATTGTGGGTCGTCTTTTCGATTGTCTATACCGGGTTCGAGCGATATCGACGATCGGTCCTCTATCCGGTACTGTGGACCGCCCCACTCGCGTACGTACTGTTGGTGATTACAGCGCCGGTTCATGGGCTGGCGGAGACGACCGTGCAGTTCCAGACTGTTGCCGGTATCACTGCTCCGGTCCCGCAGGATGACACAGCAACTGCGGCCTATACGGCCCTCTCGTATCTCTTCCTTCTCGGCGGCTACCTCCAACTCGTGCGGTTTCTGGTCGCCGCCCGGAACGTCTACCGCAAACAGACGGTCGTCATCATCATCGGCAGCGTCTTTCCACTTCTGGCAAACGCCTTGTACGTGATGGGCTTTAGCCCCCATCCTGGATTGGATCCGACGCCGCTCGCCTTCGTCCTTACCGGCGGGATCGTCGGCTGGGCGCTGTTCGAGTACGATCTGCTTTCGATTGTGCCACTCGCAAGCGACCTTGTCGTCGATGAGTTACCCGATCCGGTGATCGTCCTCGACGACGAAGACGTCGTCGTCGACCACAATACGGCTGCGAAAGCGGCTTTCGGGACGGACGATCTTTCGGGACGAAACCTTTGGGACGCCGTTCCGGAGTTCACCGACCGTCCTGCAGGCGATCAGTTGATATCGGCGAGTTCGACAACAGACACAGGTGAGGACGGGTTGTACAACCCGCAGACGACTGAGATCACCGACCAGCACAACCAGTATCGTGGCCGGTTGATCGTCTTCCGGAACGTCACGGCCCAGCAGCGGCGCCTCGACCGGATCGAGGCGCTCCAGGCGGCGACGGAAGGGCTCATCGATGCCCGGATCGACGACGAAATCGCCGATATCGCGGTGTCGTTCATCGATCGGATTCTCGATCAGGAGATCGCTGTCGTCTTTCTGGCCACTGACGACGACAACCAGCTTCGACCCGCTGCTGTCTCCTCGGCGATCGAATCAGTGAGTGACGACCGTCCGCCGAACCTGACTGTCGAGGACGAAACGCTCTGGTCTCGATACGAAGAGGCCGATTCGGATGGCGTCGTAACTGGCGACTGGGAATGGGGGCCACTGGAATCGGTCGATGCCGACGAGATGCTTGTTCTCTCGCTGGGCGATCATGGGTTGTTCTGTATCGGGTCAGCGGAGACTGACTATTCGCGTGGGGACCGACAGTTTGCAAGAATCCTTGCCGATGGGACGGAGACTGCGCTGGACCGAGTGGTTCACGAACAGCAACTGCGGGAGAACCGGCGAATCGTCAGACAACACACGGAACAACTCGAGTTTCTAAATGGTGTCCTCCGACATAACATTCGTAACGGGATGCAGGTCATCGACAGCAACGCGGATCTCCTCGGCGCACACATCGGCCCTGATCCGGACAGTCAGCGGTATCTCGACCGGATTCGGGCCCGGACTGCGGAACTCTCGGACCTCACTGCCAGAATCCGTTCGATCACCGACACGGTAACAACTGATCCCGAAGACCGTCTCTGGCCCGTCGAACTCAAGCCGGCACTAACCGAACAGATCGCGGTTATCGAGGACCGTCACGACAACGTCGACATCGAATTTCGCTGTGAAACCGAGCCCATCGTGCGGGCGAACGGACTGATAGAGGACGTCTTCGAGATCATCCTCCAGAACGCCGTCGAACACAACGATGCCGACCGCCCCCGCATCGAAATCGAGGTCACCCACGTCGGGGACTGGCTGCAGGTTCACGTGGCCGATAACGGCCCCGGCATCTCCGATCACCTGAAGGAATCACTCTTCGAGCGGAACGTCTCGGTCAGCGAGACCGCACACGGATTCGGGTTGTATTTCGTGTCGCTGATACTCGATCTCTTTGGCGGGGAAGTCTGGTTCGAAGACAACGAACCGCGTGGGACGATCGCTGTATTGGAGTTTCAACGAGCCCCAGACGAGTAA